The Kordia sp. SMS9 genome window below encodes:
- a CDS encoding tail fiber domain-containing protein, translated as MKKFTLLLALFFVGILFAQNKSNGAVATSITSPTSTTGETFRFDSGLVTQLDAGSGFGFTSDRWFSMGRLFTGSQTVYGLRFQLPNKALTMGYQDINDLNPRLQWIGSGSSAATDFEFRVADSFTSTSSTLVATMTNDGKTYFGAPLTSNEPLVGIDYSNSSSSTKTGLIVQNNNTSGLYFTGIKAINNQSGYIKTGIEVQSDGSSYLSTGVSIRTSASYQNTGVSSRISGTSNGSSYAVRGDIPSTGTGFGAGIYGSSAILTNRYAGYFNGNVFTTGSYLPSDEKLKENVKTEENTLQKLAQLDAVTYTFKENEHLNLPSETQHGFLAQNLEEVFPELITTISKPIEDEKNFQIGTYEYKAVNYVGLISVLTASLKQLNEESAANIKELNEKVAALENQIEAMNIQASEEETQLGNLEEISGSGFSMEQNKPNPFTNQTVINYTLPSNTKATISVVDLSGKFIKDYNLSTEKGQLIINSSEIGRGIFVYALISNNEVMMTRKMIIR; from the coding sequence ATGAAAAAATTTACCTTATTATTAGCTTTATTTTTTGTGGGAATACTATTCGCGCAAAACAAATCAAATGGTGCAGTAGCGACTTCTATCACGTCTCCTACTTCTACCACAGGAGAAACATTTAGATTTGATTCAGGTCTAGTTACACAATTAGATGCAGGAAGTGGCTTCGGGTTTACGAGTGACCGCTGGTTTTCCATGGGACGATTATTTACAGGATCTCAAACTGTATATGGATTGCGCTTTCAGTTGCCTAATAAAGCATTAACGATGGGATATCAAGATATTAACGATCTGAACCCAAGATTGCAATGGATTGGATCAGGTTCTTCCGCAGCAACAGATTTTGAATTTAGAGTTGCAGATAGTTTTACCTCTACAAGCTCTACATTAGTAGCAACCATGACCAATGATGGAAAAACGTATTTTGGAGCGCCACTAACGTCAAACGAGCCGTTGGTAGGAATTGATTACAGTAATAGTTCAAGCAGTACGAAAACAGGACTTATTGTACAAAACAACAATACTTCAGGATTGTATTTTACAGGAATTAAAGCAATCAATAATCAATCAGGATACATTAAAACAGGAATAGAGGTGCAAAGTGATGGCTCTTCTTATTTGTCTACTGGTGTTAGTATAAGAACGAGTGCATCCTATCAAAATACGGGAGTATCTTCAAGAATTTCTGGTACAAGTAACGGGAGTTCGTATGCTGTTCGAGGAGATATTCCTAGCACAGGAACTGGTTTCGGTGCAGGTATTTATGGTAGTTCAGCAATACTTACCAATCGTTATGCAGGATATTTTAATGGGAATGTTTTTACCACAGGTTCATACTTACCTTCGGATGAAAAATTAAAAGAGAACGTGAAAACGGAAGAAAATACATTACAGAAATTAGCTCAACTAGATGCTGTAACGTATACGTTTAAAGAAAACGAACACTTAAATCTACCTTCAGAAACACAACACGGATTCTTGGCTCAAAATTTGGAAGAAGTTTTTCCTGAATTAATAACAACCATCAGCAAGCCTATTGAGGATGAGAAAAATTTCCAAATAGGAACCTACGAATATAAAGCGGTAAATTATGTAGGATTGATTTCTGTATTGACTGCTAGTTTGAAGCAATTAAACGAAGAGTCAGCTGCAAATATCAAAGAATTAAATGAAAAAGTAGCCGCTTTAGAAAATCAGATTGAAGCAATGAACATTCAAGCATCTGAGGAAGAAACTCAATTAGGGAATTTAGAAGAAATTAGCGGCTCAGGATTTTCTATGGAGCAAAACAAACCAAATCCGTTTACAAATCAAACCGTAATTAATTATACGTTGCCAAGCAATACCAAAGCAACAATTTCTGTGGTTGATTTATCGGGTAAATTTATCAAAGACTACAATCTATCAACTGAAAAAGGACAATTAATCATCAATTCCAGTGAAATTGGAAGAGGAATATTTGTATATGCGTTAATTTCAAATAACGAAGTTATGATGACAAGAAAGATGATCATTAGATAA
- a CDS encoding tail fiber domain-containing protein — translation MKKVTLLLALFFAGMTFAQNQSDGAVSNFIFNPIPQQFGGGEIFRFDQGLVTQLDKGNAFDFNNSRWFSLGSLKTGSQTVYGIRFQLPNRGITMGYQDVGDDNPRIQWIGDSIKSNLEFRSATSFFSTVSNLNATMTFDGRTFFGKPLASNEPLVGIDYSTVPGNTKTGLIVRNNTNNGDFFTGIKTINKEKGRVKTGISVLEAGSSVSSTGVNVEVVDSDQSTGVRVFASSTSGSTFGVQARISSASPSIIPPFGAAIEGTSASLPNRFAGYFNGDVFVTGMFTVSDRNLKENIQPEENVLDKLSQLETVTYTFKQNEHLNLSSKVQHGFLAQNLEEVFPELVTTINKPIQDKQGIDTGSYEYKAVNYTGLISVLTSSLNEMNNKMTVLETELAELRNELATAKNELEGQDELEVGFTMEQNRPNPFTDQTVINYTLPNNAKATISVFDMSGKFVRDYNLSSQKGQVTINSSEIGKGMFIYSLVSNGDIMVTKKMIVK, via the coding sequence ATGAAAAAAGTTACTTTATTATTAGCTTTATTTTTTGCGGGAATGACGTTTGCGCAAAACCAATCAGACGGAGCCGTTTCAAACTTTATTTTTAATCCTATACCACAGCAATTTGGTGGTGGAGAAATTTTCAGATTTGATCAAGGCCTTGTAACACAATTAGACAAAGGAAATGCCTTTGATTTCAATAACAGTAGATGGTTTTCTTTAGGAAGCTTAAAAACAGGTTCCCAAACTGTATACGGAATTCGTTTTCAATTGCCAAATAGAGGAATCACAATGGGATATCAAGATGTAGGTGACGATAATCCTAGAATTCAGTGGATTGGAGACTCGATAAAGAGTAATCTAGAATTTAGATCAGCAACTAGTTTTTTCTCTACAGTTTCTAATTTGAATGCTACGATGACTTTTGATGGAAGAACGTTCTTTGGAAAGCCATTAGCTTCCAATGAGCCATTAGTAGGAATTGACTACAGTACGGTACCTGGAAACACGAAAACAGGGTTAATTGTACGTAACAATACAAATAATGGAGATTTCTTTACAGGAATCAAAACCATTAACAAAGAAAAAGGAAGGGTTAAAACTGGAATTAGCGTATTGGAAGCTGGCAGTTCAGTATCAAGTACAGGAGTTAATGTGGAAGTAGTAGACAGTGATCAATCTACAGGAGTACGTGTTTTTGCTTCTAGTACTTCTGGAAGTACGTTTGGAGTACAAGCTAGAATTTCAAGTGCGTCACCATCAATAATTCCGCCTTTTGGAGCGGCTATTGAAGGTACTTCTGCATCACTTCCAAATAGATTTGCAGGATACTTTAATGGCGACGTTTTTGTGACAGGAATGTTTACAGTTTCTGATAGAAACCTAAAAGAAAATATTCAGCCAGAAGAAAATGTATTGGATAAATTATCTCAATTAGAGACAGTAACCTACACTTTCAAGCAAAATGAGCACTTAAACTTGTCATCAAAAGTGCAACACGGATTCTTAGCGCAAAATTTAGAAGAAGTTTTCCCAGAATTAGTAACGACAATCAACAAACCAATTCAAGACAAACAAGGAATTGACACAGGTTCGTATGAGTACAAAGCGGTAAACTACACAGGATTAATTTCAGTATTGACGTCAAGTTTAAATGAAATGAACAATAAAATGACAGTGTTAGAAACAGAATTGGCTGAATTGAGAAACGAATTGGCAACTGCTAAAAATGAATTAGAAGGACAGGACGAACTGGAAGTTGGTTTCACGATGGAGCAAAATAGACCAAATCCTTTCACCGACCAAACGGTCATCAACTATACATTGCCTAACAACGCAAAAGCTACGATTTCTGTATTTGACATGTCAGGTAAATTTGTAAGAGATTATAACTTATCAAGTCAAAAAGGACAAGTAACAATTAACTCTAGCGAAATTGGAAAAGGAATGTTTATCTATAGCTTAGTGTCTAATGGAGACATTATGGTTACTAAGAAGATGATTGTAAAATAA